Proteins co-encoded in one Nicotiana sylvestris chromosome 7, ASM39365v2, whole genome shotgun sequence genomic window:
- the LOC104225083 gene encoding zinc transporter 5-like, translating into MEKLKNVIFWYILVLLPAIVLGECTCDSEDEERNKAEALKYKMVAVASILVASALGVCIPVLGKAIPALSPEKNLFFIIKAFAAGVILSTGFIHVLPDAYESLTSPCLKENPWGDFPFSGFIAMVSAMATLMVDTYATSYYKNKSVKNGVVAQSGDEEGVIHVHSHGHAHGSTSMIGDSDSELLRYRVISQVLELGIIVHSVIIGIALGASESPKTIRPLVGALTFHQFFEGMGLGGCIAQAKFKNRAVVIMTLFFSLTTPIGIGIGLGITNSYDENSPTALIVEGVFNSASAGILIYMALVDFLAADFMHPRMQGNGKLQLGANISLLLGAGLMSLLAKWA; encoded by the exons ATGGAAAAGTTAAAAAATGTTATTTTCTGGTACATTCTCGTTCTTTTACCTGCTATAGTATTAGGAGAATGTACATGTGATtctgaggatgaagaaagaaacaAAGCTGAAGCACTGAAGTATAAAATGGTAGCAGTTGCTTCCATTTTAGTAGCTAGTGCATTAGGGGTTTGTATTCCTGTACTAGGAAAAGCAATTCCAGCTTTGAGTCCAGAGAAGAATTTATTTTTCATAATCAAAGCGTTCGCGGCGGGTGTGATCCTCTCGACAGGGTTTATACATGTATTACCTGATGCATATGAAAGTTTAACGTCGCCATGTTTGAAAGAAAATCCGTGGGGAGATTTTCCATTCAGTGGATTTATTGCAATGGTTTCTGCAATGGCGACTCTGATGGTGGATACTTATGCAACTTCGTATTATAAGAAtaaatctgtgaaaaatggtgTGGTGGCTCAGTCTGGAGATGAAGAAGGAGTTATTCATGTTCATTCACATGGCCATGCACATGGTTCAACATCAATGATTGGTGATTCTGATTCCGAGCTCCTTCGTTATCGTGTTATATCTCAG GTTTTGGAGTTGGGGATAATAGTGCACTCTGTGATAATAGGAATAGCTTTGGGTGCTTCTGAAAGTCCCAAAACCATAAGGCCTCTTGTTGGTGCTTTGACTTTTCATCAATTTTTTGAAGGAATGGGACTTGGTGGATGCATTGCTCAG GCAAAATTCAAGAATCGTGCAGTGGTAATAATgactttatttttctctctcacaACTCCAATAGGAATTGGAATTGGACTAGGAATAACAAATTCTTACGATGAAAACAGTCCAACAGCTCTTATTGTGGAAGGAGTATTTAATTCAGCATCAGCTGGTATCTTGATTTATATGGCACTTGTCGATTTTTTAGCTGCTGATTTTATGCATCCAAGAATGCAAGGCAATGGAAAACTTCAATTAGGAGCCAATATTTCACTTCTTCTTGGTGCTGGACTTATGTCTCTCCTAGCCAAATGGGCTTAA